One window of Paludibacter propionicigenes WB4 genomic DNA carries:
- a CDS encoding precorrin-8X methylmutase, with protein sequence MDAKNYIILNPADIETRSFEIITEELGHLNLSPELAPIVKRVVHTTADFDYARITEIQSGAVSSAVAALVAGCKIYSDTRMIIAGVSKPMLKKLNCELYTYVDDAEVSAQSKEKGLTRSILGIEKAVEDPDTRIFVIGNAPTALVRLGELIQEGKVRPALVIGVPVGFVGASESKEFIKKTGVPYIVTNGRKGGSTVAVAILNALLYTQR encoded by the coding sequence ATGGATGCAAAAAACTATATAATACTGAATCCGGCGGATATTGAAACCCGGAGTTTCGAGATCATTACCGAAGAGTTAGGGCATTTAAACCTGTCGCCGGAGTTGGCTCCCATTGTGAAGCGGGTGGTACACACAACTGCCGATTTTGATTATGCACGCATTACCGAAATACAGTCCGGTGCCGTATCCTCGGCGGTGGCTGCCCTCGTTGCGGGTTGCAAAATTTACAGCGATACACGCATGATCATAGCCGGAGTAAGTAAACCGATGTTGAAAAAACTGAATTGCGAGTTGTATACGTATGTGGACGATGCCGAAGTATCTGCTCAGTCGAAAGAAAAAGGGCTCACCCGATCTATTCTGGGCATTGAAAAGGCGGTAGAAGATCCCGACACCCGGATTTTTGTTATCGGCAATGCACCCACTGCACTGGTGCGGTTGGGCGAACTGATTCAGGAAGGCAAAGTACGTCCGGCACTGGTTATTGGTGTGCCGGTGGGTTTTGTGGGAGCCAGTGAATCGAAAGAGTTTATCAAGAAAACCGGCGTGCCTTACATTGTCACCAACGGACGTAAGGGCGGAAGTACGGTGGCTGTAGCCATACTCAATGCACTACTTTATACCCAACGATAA
- a CDS encoding energy-coupling factor ABC transporter permease: protein MNKPIRKIAVAGLLIMLLVPQSVYAMHIAEGFLPPQWCLLWYIVDIPFIIWGIRSIKKQVVLNSKIKILLGVAGGFTFLLSALKLPSVTGSCSHMTGTGLGAILFGPATMSVLGLVVLLFQALLLAHGGITTLGANVCSMGICGPFLSWGIYRLFTKLKVNRSVTVFLATALGSLFTYCVTAFQLAVAFPGANGSILVSFIKFISVFGITQLPLSVVEGFISVMVFNFIQSHNAEELTALHVSKQPE from the coding sequence ATGAACAAACCGATTCGAAAAATAGCTGTTGCAGGGTTGCTGATAATGCTTCTCGTGCCTCAATCGGTGTATGCCATGCACATTGCCGAGGGCTTTTTGCCTCCGCAATGGTGTCTGCTTTGGTACATTGTTGATATTCCTTTTATCATTTGGGGCATCCGTTCCATAAAAAAACAAGTAGTACTGAATAGTAAGATCAAGATATTGCTGGGCGTGGCGGGAGGATTTACCTTTTTGTTGTCGGCACTAAAATTACCTTCCGTAACCGGTAGCTGTTCGCACATGACGGGCACCGGACTGGGAGCTATTCTTTTCGGACCGGCTACCATGTCGGTGCTTGGACTGGTGGTACTGCTGTTTCAGGCTTTGCTGCTTGCACACGGAGGCATTACCACACTAGGAGCCAACGTATGTTCTATGGGAATTTGCGGACCATTTTTGTCGTGGGGCATATATAGGCTATTCACAAAACTGAAAGTAAACCGATCGGTAACCGTTTTTCTGGCTACTGCTTTGGGAAGTCTGTTTACGTATTGCGTGACGGCTTTTCAACTGGCTGTGGCATTTCCGGGAGCTAACGGATCTATCCTGGTTTCGTTTATCAAGTTCATTAGCGTTTTTGGAATAACACAACTGCCACTCTCGGTGGTGGAAGGATTCATCTCGGTGATGGTGTTTAATTTTATTCAGTCGCACAATGCGGAAGAGCTGACAGCTCTGCATGTATCAAAACAACCGGAGTAA
- the cbiQ gene encoding cobalt ECF transporter T component CbiQ produces MHYFDCYPIQSRIRKVHPGYKLGWFVLYTVLGLSSHSVLFLGIELLVFLTITVFTVRISLWRLLRLMAIPAGFVLLGSLSVVLELNPVHPLFSLNTGAITFGVGEAGLQQGLFILFRSFSGIAVLYALVLNTSISDMIYVLRKLNVPEVVLDLMVLVYRNIFILSDTAQRIYIAQKSRMGHRNLKTSLRSTAQLGGSAFILAGVRAEQLFHSMESRGYTGRIYSLPAEWETNKKFIRVSVILFAALLGIFFLIGQRAISLV; encoded by the coding sequence GTGCATTATTTCGATTGCTATCCTATACAAAGTCGGATACGTAAGGTACATCCCGGGTATAAACTGGGATGGTTTGTGCTGTATACTGTGTTGGGCTTAAGCAGTCATTCGGTACTGTTTCTGGGTATTGAACTGTTGGTGTTTTTGACTATTACGGTGTTCACGGTTCGCATATCGTTGTGGCGCTTGTTGCGTCTGATGGCTATCCCGGCCGGTTTTGTGCTGTTGGGGAGTTTATCGGTGGTGTTGGAACTCAATCCGGTGCATCCGCTATTCAGTCTGAACACAGGTGCAATCACTTTTGGAGTCGGTGAAGCGGGTCTGCAACAGGGTCTGTTCATTTTATTCCGAAGCTTTTCGGGCATCGCGGTTTTATATGCATTGGTACTGAATACAAGCATCTCGGATATGATATATGTATTGCGCAAACTCAACGTGCCGGAAGTGGTACTGGACCTGATGGTGCTTGTTTACCGCAATATCTTTATCCTGTCGGACACAGCGCAGCGCATTTATATAGCGCAAAAAAGCCGGATGGGGCATCGCAACCTGAAAACAAGTCTTCGGTCGACAGCACAACTGGGCGGAAGTGCATTTATACTGGCCGGAGTACGTGCCGAACAATTGTTTCACAGCATGGAATCGCGCGGATATACCGGAAGAATATACAGCTTGCCCGCTGAATGGGAGACGAACAAGAAATTTATACGGGTATCGGTAATACTATTTGCTGCGCTGCTGGGAATCTTTTTTTTGATTGGGCAAAGGGCAATCTCATTAGTCTGA
- a CDS encoding energy-coupling factor ABC transporter ATP-binding protein encodes MIELKNISYHYPDSTAAIDDICFSVSEGEKLVVAGANGAGKSTLFLLLNGILKPRKGDYFFDGKKTGYSKRELLALRQQVGIVFQEPDSQLFSASVYEEVAFGPLNMELSRDEVRQLVDSTLAALDIESLKDRPPHLLSYGQKKRVAIASVLAMNPRIIIFDEPTAGLDPAHAAEIIVLLEKLHKAGKTIIISTHDMNFAYQWAGRMVVLHKGRVVGEGTPNEVFANEELLKQSQLELPFILQVFKALNSDAKSPKTMDELIQYINTRA; translated from the coding sequence ATGATTGAACTGAAAAACATCAGCTACCATTATCCCGATAGCACAGCAGCTATTGACGATATTTGTTTTTCGGTGTCGGAAGGCGAGAAACTGGTGGTGGCAGGAGCCAATGGGGCGGGAAAATCCACCCTGTTTCTGTTGCTGAATGGTATATTGAAACCGCGAAAGGGCGACTACTTTTTTGATGGAAAAAAAACAGGATACAGCAAGCGTGAACTTCTGGCATTGCGTCAGCAGGTGGGTATCGTATTTCAGGAACCGGACAGTCAGCTGTTCTCGGCCAGTGTGTACGAAGAAGTGGCTTTCGGTCCGCTGAATATGGAGTTGTCGCGCGATGAAGTGCGTCAGCTTGTTGACAGTACTCTGGCAGCACTCGACATTGAGAGTTTGAAAGATCGCCCGCCTCATTTGCTGAGCTACGGACAGAAAAAGCGGGTGGCCATTGCCTCGGTACTGGCAATGAATCCGCGGATTATCATTTTCGACGAACCCACTGCGGGGCTCGATCCGGCTCATGCGGCAGAGATTATTGTATTGCTCGAAAAACTACATAAAGCCGGCAAGACCATTATCATTTCCACCCACGATATGAACTTTGCCTATCAGTGGGCAGGTAGGATGGTCGTGCTGCACAAGGGCCGTGTGGTCGGAGAGGGAACGCCCAACGAAGTATTTGCCAACGAGGAACTCTTGAAACAAAGTCAGCTGGAGCTTCCTTTTATATTGCAGGTGTTTAAAGCCCTGAACAGCGATGCAAAGAGTCCGAAAACCATGGATGAACTGATACAATACATAAATACCCGCGCATGA
- a CDS encoding RBBP9/YdeN family alpha/beta hydrolase, with product MTHYFIIPGYQGSGADHWQTWIESTQPNFHRIQQRDWDNPDIEEWADNIDKAIAGYDPESVVLVAHSLGCLTVAEWVKRYNRRVKAALLVAPPDVDVIREKVDDRLVRETPTQRIPFRTTLVASTNDPWMKIERAEYYARNWGSEFINIGEAGHINSLSGYGEWQQGLEILKKLG from the coding sequence ATGACACACTATTTCATCATACCCGGCTACCAGGGATCAGGAGCCGACCACTGGCAAACATGGATTGAGAGTACTCAACCAAACTTTCACAGAATTCAACAACGTGACTGGGATAACCCAGACATAGAGGAATGGGCTGATAATATTGACAAAGCTATAGCCGGTTATGACCCCGAATCGGTGGTATTGGTGGCACACAGTTTAGGTTGCCTTACTGTTGCCGAATGGGTAAAACGTTACAATCGGCGCGTGAAAGCGGCTTTGTTGGTAGCTCCACCTGATGTAGACGTGATTCGTGAAAAGGTGGACGACCGCCTTGTGAGAGAAACTCCGACGCAGCGAATACCATTTCGTACAACTTTGGTAGCCAGTACAAACGACCCCTGGATGAAAATAGAAAGGGCAGAATACTATGCCCGAAACTGGGGTAGTGAATTCATAAACATTGGCGAAGCCGGACATATTAATAGTTTGTCGGGCTATGGCGAATGGCAGCAAGGATTGGAAATTTTGAAAAAGCTCGGATGA
- a CDS encoding energy-coupling factor ABC transporter substrate-binding protein, whose protein sequence is MKTIRKYGWMVIVIVALVSLPLVMFQHAEFAGTDDKAVSMVQGIDKNYKPWFEGVKLFDSPEIVSTFFALQAAIGASVLGYYIGYSRGKQQNKKA, encoded by the coding sequence ATGAAGACAATTCGTAAATATGGATGGATGGTTATCGTGATTGTGGCTTTGGTGAGTCTACCTTTGGTAATGTTCCAACACGCTGAGTTTGCAGGCACGGATGACAAAGCCGTTTCGATGGTGCAGGGTATTGACAAAAACTACAAGCCCTGGTTTGAAGGTGTGAAATTGTTCGACAGTCCGGAGATTGTCTCTACATTTTTTGCCTTGCAGGCTGCTATTGGTGCTTCTGTTTTGGGTTATTATATTGGCTATTCCAGAGGAAAGCAACAAAATAAAAAGGCTTGA
- the cbiD gene encoding cobalt-precorrin-5B (C(1))-methyltransferase CbiD, whose product MLSATRYINGKTYRYGYTTGSCAAAAARAAATMLVSGQELTEVQLSTPAGVMLTLSICDVERGEEVVSCAVIKDSGDDPDVTNGIKVYARASFNTENRLIIEGGTGIGRVTKKGLQVQVGSWAINPTPMRMITEAVQSVMDERGISIQLSIPEGVEIAKKTFNERLGIVGGISILGTSGIVVPMSDEAFKESLALEVSMLKEKGCTGIVLTPGNYGQTFIATHIPQAQDCVVTTSNFIGYMLHEAVRNGMTRVLLVGHIGKLVKVAGGIFHTHSSVADGRNEIMAAHYMQYCGDAAAFSQIMKSNTSEEAIDYITAPGFFDYLSTVIQRRCEEHIRHKAAIEVIVFSQDKGLLGKTVGAEEWMKGNDPKPLKGM is encoded by the coding sequence ATGTTATCTGCTACCCGTTACATAAATGGAAAAACCTACCGATACGGTTACACTACCGGCTCATGTGCCGCTGCGGCTGCCCGGGCTGCGGCTACCATGTTGGTGTCGGGACAGGAGCTCACCGAAGTGCAGCTCTCTACGCCAGCGGGTGTAATGCTCACCTTGAGTATCTGCGATGTTGAACGCGGTGAGGAGGTAGTGTCCTGTGCGGTGATCAAAGATTCGGGCGACGATCCCGATGTGACCAACGGCATCAAAGTGTATGCACGGGCCTCGTTCAACACCGAAAACCGCTTGATTATCGAAGGAGGTACAGGCATCGGGCGCGTCACCAAAAAAGGTTTGCAGGTACAGGTGGGCAGTTGGGCCATCAACCCCACACCCATGCGCATGATTACCGAAGCTGTGCAGTCGGTGATGGACGAAAGGGGAATAAGCATCCAGCTATCCATTCCGGAGGGAGTGGAAATAGCAAAGAAAACATTCAACGAACGACTGGGCATAGTGGGAGGCATTTCCATCCTGGGTACTTCGGGTATTGTGGTGCCCATGTCCGACGAGGCATTTAAAGAATCATTGGCACTGGAAGTATCTATGCTCAAAGAAAAAGGCTGTACCGGCATCGTGCTTACACCGGGCAACTACGGACAAACATTTATTGCCACGCATATTCCGCAGGCGCAGGACTGTGTCGTGACCACCAGTAACTTTATTGGGTATATGCTGCACGAAGCGGTGCGCAACGGAATGACCAGGGTACTACTGGTGGGGCATATTGGCAAATTGGTAAAAGTAGCCGGCGGAATATTTCACACGCACAGCAGTGTGGCCGATGGCCGCAACGAAATAATGGCAGCACACTATATGCAGTACTGTGGCGATGCTGCGGCATTTTCGCAGATCATGAAAAGCAATACTTCGGAGGAAGCCATTGACTATATTACCGCTCCGGGATTTTTTGATTATCTGAGCACAGTCATTCAGCGCCGCTGCGAGGAACATATCCGCCACAAAGCTGCGATTGAAGTTATAGTCTTCTCGCAAGACAAAGGGCTGCTTGGAAAAACGGTTGGAGCAGAAGAGTGGATGAAAGGTAATGACCCCAAGCCCCTAAAGGGGATGTGA
- the cbiT gene encoding precorrin-6Y C5,15-methyltransferase (decarboxylating) subunit CbiT, whose amino-acid sequence MNKQPKQLTAGIPDSEFIRGDVPMTKEEIRILSISKLQLTVGDCLLDVGAGTGSVSIEMARLLPESTVYAVEQKAKALDLIRLNALKFETPNIKAIEGKAPEALANLSGVNKIFIGGSGGNLKEIIDWVERNCQTGSRVVINAVTLNTLIECRQVFNEQEFSTPEIIQVSINRIEKLGNAEMFRPQSPIFIISTTRL is encoded by the coding sequence ATGAATAAACAGCCAAAACAACTTACTGCGGGCATTCCCGATAGCGAATTTATCCGCGGCGATGTGCCCATGACCAAAGAGGAAATCCGCATTTTATCTATATCGAAACTTCAGCTCACGGTGGGCGATTGCCTGCTCGATGTGGGAGCCGGTACCGGTTCGGTAAGTATTGAGATGGCGCGCTTGCTCCCCGAAAGCACGGTGTATGCCGTGGAGCAAAAAGCAAAGGCATTGGACCTGATAAGGCTAAATGCACTGAAGTTCGAAACGCCGAATATAAAGGCCATCGAAGGCAAAGCACCCGAAGCGTTAGCGAACCTGTCGGGCGTGAATAAGATATTCATTGGCGGTTCGGGCGGCAATCTGAAAGAAATAATTGATTGGGTAGAGCGTAACTGTCAAACAGGCTCACGGGTAGTGATTAATGCGGTAACGTTGAATACCCTGATTGAATGCCGACAAGTCTTCAACGAGCAGGAATTCAGTACCCCGGAAATAATTCAGGTGAGCATTAACCGCATTGAAAAGTTGGGTAATGCCGAAATGTTCCGACCACAATCGCCTATATTTATTATTTCTACAACACGATTATAA
- a CDS encoding glycoside hydrolase family 3 N-terminal domain-containing protein: MRLNKTFIMGITASIACLGQVVFAANPKKSKIEAAVEKKLSSMTLDEKIGQMTELSIDVLGDMKNGVFVLDKEKLHNAIAKYKVGSILNAPGPVAQTRAKWQELIGMIQDMSMKEIGIPCIYGLDQNHGTTYTLEGTLFPQNINLGASFNPQLTYDAAKVTAYETRAANCPWTYSPTVDMARDPRWSRVWENYGEDCLVNAVMGSNAVRGFQGDDPNHIPADRIATSVKHYMGYSMSRTGKDRTPAYIPVSELREKCFAPFKACVEAGALTVMVNSGSINGIPVHSSYELLTQWLKKDLAWDGMLITDWADINNLYTREHVAANKKEAIQIAINAGIDMAMEPYDLNFCTLLKELVVEGKVPMSRIDDAASRVLRLKYRLGLFDKPNTSLSDYPEFASKKSAELAVKAAEESEVLLKNKDAMLPLKKGMKILVTGPNSNSMRCLNGGWSYTWQGHLADRFAGAYNTIFEAVSNKFGKENVVLEQGVTYVSEGSYFEENTPEIEKAVNAAKNVDVIIACIGENSYCETPGNLSDLAISANQSNLVKALAATGKPVVLILNGGRPRIINDIEPLANAIINILLPGNYGADALANILAGDANPSAKMPYTYPRHQAELTTYDYRVSEETDKMEGAYDYDAVISVQWPFGYGQSYTTFKYDKFKCSKPNFNAGDELTFSIDVTNTGKITGKEVVMLFSRDMVASLTPENRRLRAFKKIELRPGETQTVALTIKASDLAFVGADGKWILEQGDFRMQAGNQTLNITCDKTNKWMSPNK, from the coding sequence ATGCGCTTAAACAAAACATTTATTATGGGAATTACTGCAAGCATCGCCTGTCTCGGACAGGTGGTGTTTGCTGCTAATCCGAAAAAATCAAAAATAGAAGCTGCTGTGGAAAAAAAACTAAGCAGCATGACTTTGGATGAAAAAATAGGTCAGATGACCGAGCTTTCTATCGATGTATTGGGGGATATGAAAAATGGTGTGTTCGTCCTTGATAAGGAGAAACTTCATAACGCCATTGCCAAATACAAGGTAGGATCGATACTGAATGCACCTGGCCCTGTTGCGCAAACACGTGCGAAATGGCAGGAGCTGATCGGTATGATACAGGATATGTCTATGAAGGAAATAGGGATACCATGTATCTATGGGCTTGACCAAAATCACGGTACAACCTACACGCTCGAAGGCACTCTGTTTCCACAGAATATAAATCTGGGGGCCTCGTTCAATCCTCAGCTTACATACGATGCAGCGAAAGTGACCGCTTACGAAACTCGTGCTGCCAATTGTCCCTGGACGTATTCACCAACTGTTGATATGGCACGGGATCCACGCTGGTCCCGCGTTTGGGAAAACTATGGTGAAGATTGCCTTGTCAATGCCGTCATGGGGAGCAATGCCGTACGTGGATTTCAGGGAGACGATCCCAACCATATTCCGGCTGACAGAATAGCAACATCGGTAAAGCATTATATGGGCTACAGCATGTCGCGTACCGGTAAAGACAGAACTCCTGCCTATATTCCGGTGTCGGAACTCAGGGAAAAGTGCTTTGCGCCTTTTAAGGCATGTGTAGAGGCTGGTGCACTTACCGTGATGGTAAATAGTGGAAGCATCAACGGAATTCCCGTACACTCCAGCTACGAGTTGCTTACGCAATGGTTGAAAAAAGATCTGGCTTGGGATGGTATGTTAATAACTGACTGGGCCGACATCAATAATTTGTACACCCGTGAGCATGTGGCGGCAAACAAAAAGGAAGCCATACAAATTGCTATCAATGCCGGAATTGACATGGCTATGGAACCATACGATCTGAATTTCTGTACGCTGCTCAAAGAACTTGTAGTAGAAGGAAAAGTACCGATGAGTCGTATTGACGATGCTGCGAGCCGTGTTCTCCGACTGAAATATCGCCTGGGTCTTTTCGATAAACCCAATACTTCTTTATCCGATTATCCTGAATTTGCAAGTAAGAAATCGGCTGAATTGGCTGTGAAGGCTGCTGAAGAGTCGGAAGTGCTGCTGAAAAACAAAGATGCGATGCTTCCCCTGAAAAAGGGAATGAAGATTCTGGTTACCGGCCCTAATTCCAACTCTATGCGTTGTTTGAACGGAGGTTGGAGCTATACCTGGCAGGGACATCTTGCCGATCGGTTTGCCGGAGCCTACAATACCATTTTTGAGGCTGTAAGCAATAAATTCGGCAAGGAGAATGTGGTGCTTGAGCAAGGAGTGACGTATGTGTCCGAGGGTAGTTATTTCGAAGAAAATACTCCGGAAATAGAGAAGGCAGTCAATGCAGCCAAAAATGTGGATGTGATCATAGCTTGTATTGGCGAGAATTCCTATTGCGAAACACCGGGTAACTTGTCCGATTTGGCGATATCTGCCAATCAGAGTAATCTTGTAAAAGCACTTGCTGCTACCGGAAAGCCGGTTGTTCTTATCCTGAATGGAGGTCGTCCGCGTATTATCAACGACATTGAACCTTTGGCCAATGCGATAATCAACATTCTGCTTCCGGGTAACTATGGTGCCGATGCTCTTGCCAATATTCTTGCAGGCGATGCGAATCCTTCGGCTAAAATGCCCTATACTTATCCCCGCCATCAGGCTGAACTGACTACTTACGACTATCGTGTAAGTGAGGAAACGGATAAGATGGAAGGAGCCTACGATTATGATGCGGTTATTTCTGTTCAATGGCCTTTCGGTTACGGACAAAGTTATACCACATTCAAATACGATAAGTTCAAATGTTCAAAGCCGAATTTCAATGCAGGCGATGAACTGACCTTTAGCATTGATGTGACCAATACTGGTAAAATTACCGGTAAGGAAGTGGTTATGCTGTTCAGTCGTGATATGGTGGCATCGCTGACTCCTGAAAACCGTCGTCTAAGAGCATTTAAGAAGATTGAACTTCGTCCCGGAGAAACTCAAACGGTGGCATTGACCATCAAAGCAAGTGATTTGGCTTTTGTAGGGGCAGATGGTAAATGGATTCTGGAACAAGGCGACTTCAGAATGCAGGCAGGCAACCAAACACTGAACATAACCTGTGACAAAACAAATAAATGGATGAGTCCAAATAAATAA
- the cbiE gene encoding precorrin-6y C5,15-methyltransferase (decarboxylating) subunit CbiE, whose product MSYQQHNAKKINVCGIGPGNRELIVPEVFRLVAESTLVVGGSRHLEIFNVSDKETWVLRNNIEQIIETLKTSEHTAMTVLVSGDTGFHSLLTTLLRHFAANELNVVPGISSYQYFFAKLAMTYHDAWIGSLHGMTVDYVMKVKSNRKTFLLTDSLNSWKQIATHLSETGLGECEMYVGNRLSYPDEQILFGTANDLKEQQHDFGLCSVIIVNENASDKD is encoded by the coding sequence ATGTCATATCAACAACATAACGCTAAAAAGATCAATGTCTGCGGCATCGGACCGGGTAATCGGGAGCTCATTGTGCCGGAAGTATTTCGGTTGGTGGCTGAAAGCACGTTGGTAGTAGGTGGAAGTCGTCATTTGGAGATATTCAATGTGAGCGATAAAGAAACGTGGGTACTGCGCAATAATATAGAACAGATCATTGAAACATTAAAAACGTCAGAGCATACTGCTATGACCGTTTTAGTGTCGGGCGATACTGGTTTCCATAGTTTACTCACAACGCTCTTGCGCCATTTCGCAGCCAATGAGTTGAATGTTGTTCCGGGCATTAGCAGTTACCAATACTTTTTTGCTAAGCTTGCCATGACCTATCACGATGCATGGATAGGTAGTTTGCATGGTATGACGGTGGATTATGTGATGAAAGTCAAATCGAACCGAAAGACTTTTCTACTGACGGATAGCCTGAATTCGTGGAAACAAATTGCCACGCATTTATCCGAAACCGGATTGGGTGAATGTGAGATGTATGTTGGTAATCGCTTATCGTATCCCGATGAACAAATCCTTTTTGGCACTGCCAATGACTTGAAAGAACAACAGCATGATTTCGGACTTTGCTCGGTAATTATAGTCAATGAAAATGCCAGTGATAAAGACTAG
- a CDS encoding cobyrinate a,c-diamide synthase has product MKGIVIAGTNSGCGKTTVTIGLMSLLAERGHKIAPFKTGPDFIDPAFHRKVTGTPSYNLDTFLMRQEVIKHLYAKHTEKKDFAVVEGVMGLYDGMGDEATGSAAELSKLLALPVLLVVSCKSMYQSVAAIVSGFKHFDPQVNVAGVILNHVPNADSYAFLKKYIETHTGVPCVGYLPTNSDISLESRHLGLVQAGEVAGLDEKIEKLTAILRETIDVELLEKLAAQDRLPSTNLEVAEPWKRDLSSLRIAVARDKAFQFYYQDNLELLEENGAELVYFSPLNDACLPPDIDAIYIGGGYPEVFARELSENKSMLQEMKTAAVWGLPIFAECGGLMYLTEGIEDAEGHFNPMVGAFNCKVQMTARLQRFGYCNVSYNESVTRAHEFHRSRIIPAAEEPNYTMSYQLTKPEKNKNWTCGLKYKNVLGGYAHFHFWSEPLFYHQIIDLWMQKTI; this is encoded by the coding sequence ATGAAAGGAATAGTAATAGCAGGAACAAACAGCGGATGCGGAAAAACCACCGTCACCATAGGCTTGATGAGCTTATTGGCCGAACGGGGGCACAAGATTGCTCCATTCAAAACGGGTCCCGATTTTATCGATCCGGCTTTTCACCGGAAGGTAACGGGCACACCGTCTTACAACCTCGACACATTTTTAATGAGGCAGGAGGTGATAAAACATCTTTATGCCAAACATACCGAAAAGAAAGATTTTGCGGTGGTGGAGGGGGTAATGGGTTTGTACGACGGTATGGGCGACGAAGCCACCGGAAGTGCTGCCGAATTAAGTAAGTTGCTTGCGCTGCCTGTGCTGTTGGTGGTGAGTTGCAAAAGTATGTACCAAAGCGTGGCGGCTATTGTCAGTGGCTTTAAGCATTTTGACCCGCAGGTGAATGTGGCGGGAGTGATACTGAATCATGTGCCCAACGCAGATAGTTATGCTTTTCTGAAAAAGTATATCGAAACACATACGGGCGTGCCTTGCGTGGGTTATCTGCCGACGAACAGTGACATCTCGCTCGAAAGTCGTCATCTGGGATTGGTACAAGCCGGTGAAGTAGCGGGATTGGATGAGAAGATTGAAAAGCTAACTGCTATTTTGAGAGAGACAATCGATGTGGAACTTTTGGAGAAACTTGCGGCACAAGATAGGCTACCGAGCACAAACTTAGAGGTAGCAGAACCCTGGAAACGGGACCTGAGTTCATTGCGAATAGCTGTGGCTCGCGATAAGGCTTTTCAGTTCTATTATCAGGATAATCTGGAGCTGCTGGAAGAAAACGGTGCAGAGTTGGTCTATTTTAGTCCGCTGAACGATGCATGTTTACCGCCTGATATTGATGCAATTTATATAGGTGGCGGTTATCCCGAAGTATTTGCCAGGGAGTTATCCGAAAATAAAAGCATGCTGCAGGAAATGAAAACGGCTGCTGTGTGGGGATTACCCATTTTTGCCGAATGTGGCGGATTGATGTATCTGACAGAGGGAATTGAAGATGCGGAAGGTCATTTTAATCCGATGGTGGGAGCATTCAACTGCAAGGTGCAGATGACTGCACGCTTGCAACGCTTTGGATATTGCAACGTGAGTTACAATGAATCTGTGACCCGCGCACACGAGTTTCACCGTTCACGCATTATTCCGGCGGCGGAAGAACCGAATTATACAATGAGTTATCAGCTCACTAAACCCGAAAAAAATAAAAACTGGACCTGTGGCTTGAAATATAAAAATGTGCTGGGCGGTTATGCGCACTTCCATTTCTGGTCCGAACCCTTGTTTTATCACCAAATAATTGACTTATGGATGCAAAAAACTATATAA
- a CDS encoding sirohydrochlorin chelatase: METKKAVLIVSHGSRSKDAVAEFHQVVELVSSRYTSTEVKGAFMELSQPDIPTVVKELSESEVTDIAVIPYFLFMGNHIKLDIPKILEEQKALYPHLNFKFGRPIGFEPLLRDILIKRIEEVESK; encoded by the coding sequence ATGGAAACTAAAAAAGCTGTACTCATTGTGAGTCATGGTAGTCGGTCGAAAGATGCCGTTGCTGAATTTCATCAGGTAGTAGAACTGGTAAGTAGTCGTTATACCTCCACTGAGGTAAAAGGTGCGTTTATGGAACTTTCTCAGCCGGATATTCCTACCGTTGTGAAAGAGTTATCAGAAAGTGAAGTTACCGATATTGCAGTCATTCCTTATTTCCTATTTATGGGAAATCATATTAAACTGGACATTCCCAAAATTTTAGAAGAACAAAAAGCCCTCTATCCTCATCTGAACTTTAAGTTTGGTCGCCCCATTGGCTTCGAGCCGCTTTTGCGTGATATTCTGATTAAACGGATTGAAGAAGTAGAGTCCAAATGA